A single Cannabis sativa cultivar Pink pepper isolate KNU-18-1 chromosome 7, ASM2916894v1, whole genome shotgun sequence DNA region contains:
- the LOC115698058 gene encoding ubiquitin-fold modifier-conjugating enzyme 1 has product MEGWDPNTKSTLTQIPLLTIKAGPRDGAAWTQRLKEEYKALIAYTQMNKSNDNDWFRISAANPEGTRWTGKCWYVHNLLKYEFDLQFDIPVTYPTTAPELELPQIDGKTQKMYRGGKICLTVHFKPLWAKNCPRFGIAHALCLGLAPWLAAEIPILVDSGMIKHKDDATTSTDS; this is encoded by the exons ATGGAGGGTTGGGATCCCAATACGAAATCAACACTGACCCAAATCCCTTTGCTGACGATAAAGGCCGGGCCGAGGGATGGGGCTGCCTGGACGCAGAGGCTGAAGGAGGAGTATAAGGCATTGATTGCCTACACCCAGATGAACAAGTCCAACGACAATGATTGGTTCCGCATCTCCGCAGCCAATCCCGAGGGGACACGTTGGACCGGCAAGTGCTGGTATGTCCACAATCTTCTCAAGTATGAGTTCGATCTTCAGTTCGATATTCCTGTTACCTACCCAACCACTGCACCTGAGCTCGAGCTCCCTCAAATCGACGGCAAAACCCAAAAG ATGTATAGAGGGGGTAAGATCTGTTTGACCGTACATTTCAAACCTCTTTGGGCAAAGAATTG TCCCAGATTTGGTATAGCACATGCACTCTGCTTGGGACTTGCCCCATGGCTGGCAGCTGAGATTCCCATTCTTGTGGATTCTGGTATGATTAAGCACAAAGATGATGCGACAACATCCACAGATtcttag